The Geotalea uraniireducens Rf4 genome window below encodes:
- a CDS encoding AI-2E family transporter — translation MTPGHPSPNIARTTLAVLFIGILTAASFWILHPFLTALVWATMIVVTTWPVMLRIQKRLRGKRALAVTAMTVGLLLVFSIPFTLAVINIIDWSDEIVTWSKSLATFTVSPPPAWVEQLPVVGPPPKVMEKESLRVPAAAQAAGLAVADVAGAVAALAALDGVKQCTTPSTRWL, via the coding sequence ATGACGCCCGGTCACCCCTCACCCAACATTGCCCGCACAACCCTGGCGGTGCTTTTCATCGGCATCCTCACGGCCGCCAGCTTCTGGATACTGCACCCCTTCCTGACGGCGCTCGTCTGGGCAACCATGATCGTCGTGACCACGTGGCCGGTCATGCTTCGCATTCAGAAGCGGCTCCGGGGCAAGCGGGCGCTCGCCGTTACCGCGATGACCGTCGGATTGCTGCTGGTATTCAGCATCCCCTTCACCCTCGCCGTGATCAATATCATTGACTGGTCCGATGAAATTGTCACCTGGTCAAAATCTCTCGCCACCTTCACCGTGTCGCCGCCACCTGCGTGGGTTGAGCAACTCCCCGTGGTCGGACCGCCGCCAAAAGTTATGGAGAAGGAGTCGCTAAGAGTTCCGGCGGCAGCTCAGGCCGCGGGGCTGGCGGTGGCGGACGTAGCTGGGGCGGTGGCTGCTTTGGCGGCGTTGGACGGCGTTAAACAATGCACCACTCCCTCTACGAGGTGGCTATGA